A single window of Pseudomonas benzenivorans DNA harbors:
- a CDS encoding IS481 family transposase, translated as MNLHKHARLTPRGRALLVRRIQHGLRVEEAAQAAGVSVRTAYKWLRRFREEGEAGLMDRSSRPQRCPHATPDTVVERLIEHRRSRKTYRQITRELGLAVSTVARRLRRAGFHRLAELEPAPPVVRYEYPTPGDLLHLDIKKLGRFWRPGHRVTGDRQQNSDGAGWEFVHVAIDDASRIAFSSLHPDERGRSACQALLQALRYYRGLGIRFTRVMTDNGSCYRSRRFRRLLKRLGLRHLRTKPYTPRTNGKAERFIQTSLREWAYARSYESSAQRAQHLMPWLHHYNWHRPHASLGYQPPISRAPLPLSNVLGLHN; from the coding sequence ATGAACCTGCATAAACATGCCCGTCTTACCCCTCGCGGTCGAGCCCTTTTGGTTCGGCGCATCCAGCACGGCTTGCGGGTCGAAGAAGCCGCCCAGGCGGCCGGTGTGAGCGTGCGAACCGCCTACAAATGGTTGCGGCGCTTTCGAGAGGAAGGCGAAGCGGGATTGATGGATCGCTCGTCACGTCCGCAGCGCTGCCCGCATGCCACACCCGATACCGTGGTCGAGCGCCTGATCGAGCATCGACGCAGCCGCAAGACTTACCGGCAAATCACCAGAGAATTGGGCTTGGCCGTCAGCACCGTGGCTCGCCGCCTGCGGCGGGCCGGCTTTCATCGACTGGCTGAGCTGGAACCGGCGCCACCGGTGGTTCGCTACGAGTACCCGACACCCGGAGATCTGCTGCATCTGGATATCAAAAAGCTGGGCCGCTTCTGGCGACCCGGCCATCGGGTCACCGGCGACCGACAGCAGAACTCCGACGGCGCGGGCTGGGAATTCGTCCACGTGGCCATCGACGATGCCAGCCGCATCGCCTTCAGCAGTTTGCATCCCGACGAGCGTGGCCGCAGTGCTTGCCAAGCCCTGCTCCAGGCGCTGCGCTACTACCGCGGCCTGGGCATTCGATTCACCCGCGTCATGACCGACAACGGCAGTTGCTATCGCTCACGCAGGTTTCGGCGCCTGCTCAAACGATTGGGGCTGCGCCATCTGCGCACCAAGCCCTACACCCCACGCACCAACGGCAAGGCCGAGCGCTTCATCCAGACCAGTCTGCGTGAGTGGGCCTATGCCCGTAGCTATGAAAGTTCGGCACAGCGAGCACAGCACCTGATGCCCTGGCTACATCACTACAACTGGCACCGGCCACACGCCAGCCTCGGCTACCAACCACCAATCAGTCGCGCTCCACTGCCACTGAGCAACGTACTGGGTTTACACAACTAG